The Balaenoptera acutorostrata chromosome 15, mBalAcu1.1, whole genome shotgun sequence genome contains a region encoding:
- the LOC103016306 gene encoding RNA-binding protein 12 isoform X1 → MAVVIRLQGLPIVAGTMDIRHFFSGLTIPDGGVHIVGGELGEAFIVFATDEDARLGMMRTGGTIKGSKVTLLLSSKTEMQNMIELSRRRFETANLDIPPANASRSGPPPSSGMSGRVNLPTTVPNFNNPSPSVVTAATSVHESNKNVQTFSTASIGTAPPNMGASFGSPTFSSTIPSTASPMNTVPPPPIPPIPAMPSLPPMPSIPPIPVPPPVPTLPPVPPVPPIPPVPSVPPMTPLPPMSGMPPLNPPPVAPLPAGMNGSGAPMNLNNNLNPVFLGPLNPVNPIQMNSQSSVKPLPINPDDLYVSVHGMPFSAMENDVRDFFHGLRVDAVHLLKDHVGRNNGNGLVKFLSPQDTFEALKRNRMLMIQRYVEVSPATERQWVAAGGHITFKQSIGPSGQTHPPPQALPRSKSPSGQKRSRSRSPHEAGFCVYLKGLPFEAENKHVIDFFKKLDIVEDSIYIAYGPNGKATGEGFVEFRNEADYKAALCRHKQYMGNRFIQVHPITKKGMLEKIDMIRKRLQNFSYDQREMMLNPEGDVTSAKVCAHITNIPFSITKMDVLQFLEGIPVDENAVHVLVDNNGQGLGQALVQFKNEDDARKSERLHRKKLNGREAFVHVVTLEDMREIEKNPPAQGKKGLKMPVPGNPAVPGIPSAGLPNAGMHNAGMHNTGMPNAGIPAAGMPGAGMPGVGIPSAGMPSAGMPSAGGEEHAFLTVGSKEANNGPPFNFPGNFGGSNAFGPPLPPPGLGGAFGDARPGMPSVGNSGLPGLGLDVPGFGGGPNNLSGPGFGGGPQNFGNGPGSLGGPPGFGSGPPGLGSAPGHLSGPPAFGPGPGPGPGPGPVHVGGPPGFGSSSGKPGPTVIKVQNMPFTVSIDEILDFFYGYQVIPGSVCLKYNEKGMPTGEAMVAFESRDEATAAVIDLNDRPIGSRKVKLVLG, encoded by the coding sequence ATGGCTGTGGTCATCCGTTTGCAAGGTCTCCCAATTGTGGCGGGGACCATGGACATTCGCCACTTCTTCTCTGGATTGACCATCCCTGATGGGGGCGTGCATATTGTAGGGGGTGAACTGGGTGAGGCTTTCATCGTTTTTGCCACTGATGAAGATGCAAGGCTTGGTATGATGCGCACTGGTGGTACAATTAAAGGGTCAAAAGTAACACTATTGTTGAGTAGTAAAACGGAAATGCAGAATATGATTGAACTGAGTCGTAGGCGTTTTGAAACTGCCAACTTAGATATACCACCAGCAAATGCTAGTAGATCAGGACCTCCACCTAGTTCAGGAATGAGTGGCAGGGTAAACTTGCCTACGACAGTACCCAACTTTAATAATCCCTCACCCAGTGTAGTTACTGCCGCCACTTCTGTTCATGAAAGCAACAAAAACGTACAGACATTTTCCACAGCCAGCATAGGAACGGCTCCTCCAAATATGGGGGCCTCCTTTGGGAGCCCAACGTTTAGCTCAACCATTCCGAGCACAGCCTCTCCAATGAACACAGTCCCACCTCCACCAATTCCTCCAATCCCAGCGATGCCATCTTTGCCACCAATGCCGTCCATTCCTCCAATACCAGTTCCTCCCCCGGTACCTACATTGCCTCCTGTGCCTCCTGTGCCCCCAATACCCCCGGTCCCTTCTGTGCCACCCATGACCCCACTGCCACCCATGTCAGGCATGCCACCCTTGAACCCGCCTCCTGTGGCACCTCTACCTGCTGGAATGAATGGCTCTGGAGCACCTATGAATCTGAACAATAACCTGAACCCTGTGTTTCTGGGTCCATTGAATCCTGTTAACCCTATCCAGATGAACTCTCAAAGCAGTGTGAAACCACTTCCCATCAACCCTGATGATCTGTATGTCAGTGTGCATGGAATGCCCTTTTCTGCAATGGAAAATGATGTCAGAGATTTTTTCCATGGGCTCCGTGTTGATGCAGTGCATTTGTTGAAAGATCATGTAGGTCGAAATAATGGGAATGGATTGGTTAAGTTTCTCTCCCCTCAAGATACATTTGAAGCTTTGAAGCGAAACAGAATGCTGATGATTCAACGCTATGTGGAAGTTAGTCCTGCCACAGAGAGACAGTGGGTAGCTGCTGGAGGCCATATCACTTTTAAGCAAAGTATAGGACCTTCTGGACAAACCCATCCCCCTCCTCAGGCACTTCCCAGGTCAAAATCGCCCAGTGGGCAGAAAAGGTCAAGGTCAAGATCACCACACGAGGCTGGTTTTTGTGTTTACTTGAAAGGGCTACCCTTTGAAGCAGAAAACAAACatgtcattgatttttttaaaaagttggataTTGTGGAAGATAGTATTTATATTGCTTATGGACCCAATGGGAAAGCAACGGGTGAAGGCTTCGTAGAGTTCAGGAATGAGGCTGACTATAAGGCTGCTCTGTGTCGTCATAAACAATACATGGGCAATCGCTTTATTCAAGTTCATCCAATTACCAAGAAAGGTATGCTAGAAAAGATAGACATGATTCGAAAAAGATTGCAGAACTTCAGCTATGACCAGAGGGAAATGATGTTAAATCCGGAGGGGGATGTCACCTCTGCCAAAGTCTGTGCGCATATAACAAATATTCCCTTCAGCATTACCAAGATGGATGTTCTCCAATTCCTAGAAGGAATCCCAGTGGATGAAAATGCTGTACATGTTCTTGTTGATAACAATGGGCAAGGTCTAGGACAGGCATTGGTTCagtttaaaaatgaagatgatgCACGTAAGTCTGAACGCTTACACCGTAAAAAACTTAATGGGAGAGAAGCTTTTGTTCATGTAGTTACTCTAGAAGATATGAGAGAGATTGAGAAAAATCCTCCTGCCCAAGGAAAAAAGGGGTTAAAGATGCCTGTGCCAGGTAATCCCGCAGTTCCAGGAATTCCCAGTGCGGGACTGCCCAATGCGGGAATGCACAACGCGGGAATGCACAATACAGGAATGCCCAATGCAGGAATACCTGCTGCAGGAATGCCCGGTGCCGGAATGCCCGGTGTGGGAATACCCAGTGCAGGAATGCCTAGTGCAGGAATGCCTAGTGCAGGAGGTGAAGAGCATGCCTTCTTGACTGTAGGATCTAAGGAGGCCAACAATGGGCCTCCATTTAACTTTCCTGGTAATTTTGGTGGGTCAAATGCCTTTGGACCACCACTCCCTCCTCCAGGATTAGGAGGGGCCTTTGGTGATGCTAGGCCTGGAATGCCTTCAGTTGGAAATAGTGGTTTGCCTGGTCTAGGACTGGATGTTCCAGGTTTTGGAGGTGGACCAAATAATTTAAGTGGACCAGGATTTGGAGGGGGCCCTCAGAATTTTGGAAATGGCCCTGGTAGCTTAGGTGGCCCCCCTGGCTTTGGAAGCGGCCCTCCTGGCCTTGGAAGTGCCCCTGGGCATTTGAGTGGGCCTCCAGCCtttggccctggccctggccctggccctggcccaggcCCAGTCCATGTTGGTGGTCCTCCTGGCTTTGGATCTAGTTCTGGAAAACCAGGACCAACAGTAATTAAAGTACAGAACATGCCCTTCACTGTGTCTATTGATGagattttagatttcttttatGGCTATCAAGTGATCCCAGGCTCAGTGTgtttaaaatacaatgaaaaaggTATGCCCACAGGTGAAGCTATGGTGGCTTTCGAATCTCGGGATGAAGCCACAGCTGCTGTCATTGACTTAAATGACAGACCTATTGGCTCTAGGAAAGTAAAACTCGTATTAGGGTAG